A single genomic interval of Prionailurus viverrinus isolate Anna chromosome A2, UM_Priviv_1.0, whole genome shotgun sequence harbors:
- the TMEM60 gene encoding transmembrane protein 60, which produces MRMSLAQRVLLTWLFTLLFLIMLVLKLDEKAPWNWFLIFIPVWIFDTILLVMLIVKMAGRCKSGFDPRHGSHNIKKKAWYLIAMLLKLAFCLALCAKLEQFTTMNLSYVFIPLWALLAGALIELGYNVFFVRD; this is translated from the coding sequence ATGAGAATGTCCTTGGCTCAGAGAGTACTACTCACCTGGCTTTTCACATTACTCTTCTTGATCATGTTGGTGTTGAAACTGGATGAGAAGGCACCTTGGAACTGGTTCCTCATATTTATTCCAGTCTGGATATTTGATACTATCCTTCTTGTCATGCTGATTGTGAAAATGGCTGGGCGATGTAAGTCTGGTTTTGACCCTCGACATGGAtcacacaatattaaaaaaaaagcctggtaCCTCATTGCAATGTTACTTAAATTAGCCTTCTGCCTTGCACTCTGTGCTAAACTGGAACAGTTTACTACAATGAATCTGTCCTATGTCTTCATTCCTTTATGGGCCTTACTGGCTGGGGCTTTGATAGAACTTGGATATAACGTCTTTTTTGTGAGAGACTGA